One genomic window of Trichomycterus rosablanca isolate fTriRos1 chromosome 1, fTriRos1.hap1, whole genome shotgun sequence includes the following:
- the snx22 gene encoding sorting nexin-22, translated as MIEVSIPSVEKEVDQSGKTRKLYRVEVLFNGRKHFVMRRQSEFQEIHQKLKKILQPPSFPSKRNQNLRTKPLEQRRQELENYLQVLLYQNEEVPQELLDFLQLKHFHSANKICSFHEEHLKEQGHSCKLWHQRVVGFSCDPYLLTSDSDLPDVVVAGVLQGLFPKDTKVSFSTCSKPSVTSRSRQPSVPSIVIDRVSLSPLPETERTQETGSISIFNCNKATCF; from the exons CTCTACAGGGTGGAGGTCTTGTTTAATGGAAGGAAACACTTTGTAATGCGACGACAGAGTGAATTTCAAGAGATACACCAGAAGCTCAAGAAGATCCTTCAGCCTCCTAGTTTCCCTAGCAAAAGAAACCAGAATCTACGCACCAAACCACTGGAGCAGAGACGACAGGAGCTGGAGAACTACTTACAG GTACTTCTCTATCAGAATGAAGAAGTTCCTCAAGAGTTGCTGGATTTCCTGCAGTTGAAACACTTCCATTCAGCAAACAAGATCTGCAGTTTTCA TGAAGAACATCTAAAAGAACAGGGACACAG CTGCAAGCTTTGGCATCAAAGAGTGGTTGGCTTCTCATGTGACCCCTATCTCCTCACATCAGACTCTG ACCTTCCAGATGTGGTTGTGGCTGGAGTCTTGCAAGGCCTTTTCCCGAAGGACACTAAGGTGAGCTTCAGCACATGTTCCAAACCCAGTGTTACATCCAGATCCAGACAGCCTTCTGTGCCCTCCATTGTCATAGACAGAGTCAGTTTAAGTCCACTGCCTGAGACGGAGAGAACCCAAGAGACTGGAAGCATCTCTATTTTCAACTGTAATAAAGCCACCTGCTTTTAA